One genomic segment of Desulfocapsa sulfexigens DSM 10523 includes these proteins:
- a CDS encoding peptidase domain-containing ABC transporter — protein MSDDFLKKSSLLQSRIEPYGWLSKTGLPSPFASCVAPLLTALSWNGEVHQICESLPHYPDQIDRVDFINTMANLNYQIQHASVKQLTGFDARLAPCLVVVNEGGDQEIPYIVFSDSKSTLHAFDGKSQECVPFTTITKSSGTIYTFQALDENGLDKNKLNQQVHEKPSRWARFLGSRFTPVFKQIFVSSFVINLLALVSSLFVMAVYDKVIGNNSPDTLYFLAIGALMAIGFESLLRYLRARSLAFFGVRLDSIITQSIFERLLYLPPRIVESSSIPAQIARLKDFDSVRNFFSGPVGTNLVEIPFTLIFIFTIYFIGGPLVRIPILLALFYSLLGFIMLPRIQNCTEEGAVASVQRQTLMVETMQKFRPIRIHGAMDTWFERFRKLSGISAYTSFKSSQQTAFVEAIAYGLSVGAGVGTLVYGIFLVWEQQITTGALIASMMLVWRVISPLQSICNSLVRIRYIFRSVGQVHKLLRSAPENSTTLSDQPFTITGNISFSGVGLRYTADRGAVFSGMTLNIKAGEVVAVAGPSGSGKSSLLKIIIGLYPPQMGAVLIDGLDIRQRDPIALRRNIAYTPQTPELFHGSIEQNLRMCKPDATPEELNNCLYLAGALDDVNHFEEGISYFIGDYKSEQLSTTLTYQLTLARTYLRDASIFLFDEMPPTLLGKKTGIFFREFLQNNRGSKTMLYVTDHEEDILKADKLIYLTGTGQVLIGDPAELLTALKK, from the coding sequence ATGAGTGATGATTTTCTAAAAAAAAGCAGCTTGCTGCAAAGCAGGATCGAACCCTATGGCTGGCTTTCCAAAACCGGCCTGCCTTCGCCCTTCGCCTCATGTGTGGCACCGCTCCTCACTGCTCTTTCCTGGAACGGAGAAGTGCATCAGATCTGTGAATCCCTGCCCCACTACCCTGACCAGATCGACCGAGTGGATTTCATTAACACCATGGCAAATCTGAATTATCAGATTCAACATGCCAGCGTAAAACAATTAACAGGTTTTGATGCACGCCTTGCCCCCTGCCTCGTTGTTGTCAATGAGGGGGGAGACCAAGAGATCCCTTATATTGTCTTTAGCGACTCAAAAAGTACTCTCCACGCCTTCGATGGAAAAAGTCAGGAATGTGTTCCCTTTACTACAATCACAAAAAGCAGTGGAACAATTTACACTTTTCAGGCCCTCGATGAGAATGGACTGGATAAAAACAAACTGAACCAGCAGGTCCATGAAAAACCGAGCCGCTGGGCCCGGTTTCTGGGCAGCCGCTTTACTCCTGTCTTCAAGCAGATATTTGTTTCAAGTTTTGTGATCAATCTGCTGGCCCTTGTATCATCACTTTTTGTCATGGCCGTATATGACAAAGTAATCGGCAACAATTCCCCTGACACCTTGTATTTCTTAGCAATTGGTGCACTTATGGCCATAGGTTTCGAGTCTTTGCTTCGCTACCTGCGCGCAAGAAGTCTTGCCTTTTTCGGGGTTCGCCTTGACTCCATTATCACCCAATCCATTTTTGAGCGTCTCCTGTATCTTCCACCCCGTATCGTGGAAAGTTCATCCATTCCGGCACAGATTGCCCGCCTGAAAGATTTCGACTCCGTCCGTAATTTCTTCTCAGGCCCCGTGGGGACGAATCTGGTTGAAATTCCCTTTACCCTGATTTTTATTTTCACCATTTATTTTATCGGAGGACCACTGGTACGCATTCCCATTCTTCTGGCGCTTTTTTATTCTTTACTCGGGTTCATCATGCTTCCCCGGATTCAGAACTGCACTGAAGAGGGAGCCGTTGCCAGCGTTCAGCGACAGACGCTCATGGTGGAAACCATGCAGAAATTCAGACCTATCCGTATCCATGGCGCCATGGATACCTGGTTTGAGCGCTTCAGGAAACTCTCGGGTATCTCAGCATACACCTCCTTTAAAAGCTCCCAGCAGACAGCATTTGTGGAAGCAATTGCCTACGGACTTTCGGTCGGAGCGGGTGTAGGTACTCTGGTTTACGGTATCTTTCTGGTCTGGGAACAACAAATCACAACAGGTGCACTTATTGCCAGTATGATGCTGGTATGGCGAGTTATTTCTCCCCTGCAATCCATCTGCAACTCTCTGGTGCGTATTCGTTATATTTTCCGCAGCGTGGGTCAGGTGCACAAACTCTTGCGCTCGGCCCCTGAAAACAGTACTACCCTTTCTGATCAACCATTCACTATCACCGGAAATATTTCATTCAGTGGCGTGGGCCTGCGCTATACTGCAGATCGAGGAGCAGTCTTCAGCGGAATGACGCTCAACATCAAGGCAGGTGAAGTTGTTGCCGTGGCAGGTCCCAGCGGCTCCGGGAAATCATCTCTGCTGAAAATCATTATAGGCCTCTATCCACCGCAGATGGGTGCAGTACTGATAGATGGGCTTGATATACGACAACGGGACCCCATAGCACTGAGGCGAAATATTGCCTATACCCCGCAAACACCGGAGCTTTTTCACGGCTCAATCGAACAAAACCTGCGCATGTGTAAACCCGACGCAACCCCTGAAGAACTCAACAACTGTTTATACCTTGCAGGGGCACTCGACGATGTCAATCACTTTGAAGAAGGTATCTCGTACTTTATTGGAGACTACAAATCTGAACAACTCTCCACCACCCTCACCTATCAGTTAACACTGGCACGCACCTACCTAAGGGATGCATCTATCTTTTTATTTGATGAAATGCCGCCAACACTTCTAGGAAAAAAAACCGGCATATTTTTCCGTGAATTCTTGCAGAACAACCGGGGCAGCAAAACCATGCTCTATGTAACGGACCACGAAGAAGACATACTCAAGGCTGACAAATTAATCTATCTGACCGGAACCGGTCAGGTGCTGATCGGAGATCCTGCCGAACTACTGACAGCTCTCAAAAAATAA
- a CDS encoding response regulator: MTITQDAPLSILAVDDNPTTLRLLETMLKRNKFDVRTAVNGVEAMAVLSESHDTIDIILLDRMMPEMDGIEVCNAMKADENLRHIPIIMQTAADRPEEISEGIAAGVFYYLTKPLNVEMLLSIVEAAGKQIRRHRQLRHEMERRKISFGLVQILKCTFRTLDEAEGLSIFLANYFDDPDRTLTGISELLVNAVEHGNLGISYAEKSELVAEKKWQNEINNRLNDPRYGDRRVTVIFERKEKACYIQITDEGDGFDWKQYMEVDPSRAMHNHGRGIAMANMLCFNKLVYNEKGNQVTGIIESDTREDKDDFWD, from the coding sequence ATGACTATCACACAGGATGCTCCTCTTTCAATACTTGCCGTAGATGACAATCCAACCACACTACGCCTCCTCGAAACCATGCTGAAGCGTAATAAATTCGATGTTCGCACTGCCGTAAATGGAGTCGAAGCCATGGCTGTTCTCAGCGAGTCTCATGACACCATTGACATTATTCTTCTTGACAGAATGATGCCTGAGATGGACGGAATCGAAGTCTGTAATGCCATGAAGGCGGATGAAAATCTACGCCACATCCCCATTATAATGCAAACCGCAGCGGACCGCCCTGAAGAGATCAGTGAAGGAATTGCAGCCGGAGTCTTTTATTATCTCACCAAGCCACTGAATGTTGAAATGCTGCTCTCAATTGTTGAGGCTGCAGGAAAGCAGATCCGCCGCCACAGACAGTTGCGCCACGAAATGGAACGACGCAAAATCAGTTTTGGTCTTGTTCAGATTCTGAAATGTACCTTCAGGACATTGGATGAAGCCGAAGGACTTTCCATATTTTTGGCAAACTATTTTGATGATCCCGACAGGACCCTCACCGGTATTTCAGAGCTTCTGGTAAATGCGGTGGAACACGGAAACCTTGGTATCAGCTATGCGGAGAAAAGTGAACTGGTGGCAGAAAAAAAATGGCAAAACGAGATCAACAACCGCCTCAACGATCCACGCTATGGAGATCGAAGGGTAACTGTGATATTTGAACGTAAGGAAAAAGCCTGCTATATCCAGATTACCGACGAAGGGGATGGCTTTGACTGGAAGCAATACATGGAGGTTGATCCCTCACGTGCCATGCACAATCACGGTCGTGGAATTGCCATGGCCAACATGCTCTGTTTTAACAAACTGGTATACAATGAGAAAGGAAATCAGGTTACCGGAATAATAGAAAGCGATACAAGAGAGGATAAAGACGATTTTTGGGATTGA
- a CDS encoding HlyD family type I secretion periplasmic adaptor subunit: MAKKTKHDNNQQLRLLGLTAVLEEATTPYLIRTSTLIVSVAFLSFLVWTGFAKIKEVARTVGEIVPSGHIQVIQHLEGGIVDEILVEEDDLVNPGQVLLRIRGESIKADRARLVTRKNLLEQRHARLTAFLNDKTPSDPSHSDNAILSGMFLAQNDEIQVLKEQIVQKNEQISLLKREQATILKNLSIAKESFETQKKLYEERLVPQTNYLNALQEINARKGQLDAMVIQIRQAEQAVKEFEWRLQSQGSKSKDNVLQQLAVLEDDLAENKDLIEKLNQQISRLELKSPTYGLVKGLEIHTIGGIIPPGQSLMEIVPLGEELVAEVKVSPNDIGHIKTGDHVTVKVTTFDFSRYGSIDGTLTALSATTFTNPQGTPYYKGMIKLSKHYVGNDPEMNKVLPGMIVNADIITGEKSLLAYLLKPIHRSLNSAFIER; the protein is encoded by the coding sequence ATGGCAAAAAAAACGAAACATGATAACAACCAGCAGCTTCGGCTTCTCGGGCTCACAGCAGTACTTGAAGAGGCGACCACTCCGTACCTGATCCGCACCTCAACCCTTATTGTTTCAGTGGCATTTCTTTCCTTTCTGGTCTGGACAGGTTTTGCTAAAATCAAAGAAGTGGCAAGAACCGTAGGAGAGATCGTACCATCCGGTCACATTCAGGTCATTCAGCACCTTGAGGGAGGGATCGTTGATGAAATTCTTGTGGAGGAGGATGACCTCGTCAATCCCGGCCAGGTTTTGCTGCGAATTCGTGGAGAATCCATAAAAGCCGATCGCGCCCGCCTAGTCACCAGAAAGAACCTTCTCGAACAACGTCATGCCCGTCTCACTGCATTTCTAAACGACAAGACCCCTTCTGATCCTTCTCACTCGGACAATGCTATCCTCTCTGGAATGTTCCTTGCTCAAAACGACGAGATTCAGGTATTAAAAGAACAGATTGTTCAGAAAAATGAACAAATAAGTCTCCTCAAACGTGAACAGGCAACCATCCTGAAAAATCTTTCAATTGCCAAAGAATCTTTCGAGACTCAAAAAAAACTTTATGAGGAACGATTAGTTCCCCAAACGAACTACCTCAATGCTCTGCAGGAAATCAATGCCCGAAAAGGACAGCTCGATGCCATGGTTATCCAGATCAGACAGGCTGAACAGGCAGTTAAAGAGTTTGAGTGGCGCCTCCAGTCACAGGGTTCCAAAAGCAAGGATAATGTTCTGCAACAATTAGCTGTACTTGAGGATGACCTTGCAGAAAACAAGGATTTAATTGAAAAACTCAATCAGCAAATCAGTCGTCTGGAACTCAAATCTCCTACCTATGGTCTTGTCAAAGGACTCGAGATCCATACCATTGGAGGTATTATTCCACCTGGTCAATCCCTGATGGAAATAGTCCCCCTGGGTGAGGAACTGGTTGCAGAAGTCAAGGTGTCACCGAACGATATTGGCCATATAAAAACGGGTGACCATGTCACGGTAAAGGTGACTACTTTTGATTTTTCCCGCTACGGATCCATAGATGGTACATTAACCGCCCTATCAGCAACAACATTCACAAACCCACAGGGAACACCGTATTATAAAGGTATGATAAAACTTAGTAAACACTATGTTGGAAATGACCCAGAGATGAACAAGGTTCTCCCCGGTATGATAGTCAATGCAGATATTATCACCGGTGAAAAAAGCCTGCTTGCCTACTTATTAAAGCCTATTCACCGCTCGTTGAATTCGGCATTTATCGAACGCTGA